In Streptomyces durocortorensis, a genomic segment contains:
- a CDS encoding PhzF family phenazine biosynthesis protein — translation MNDYDVPPGIDVLRVFCGPDGRHGNALGVVRDGSSHPDEPSRQRLARQLGFSETVFVDDPERGRVDIHTPGLRLPFAGHPLVGTAWLLDLEILELDVGDVFARQDGEFTWITARPEWAPPRTLQQYATAEEVEALPGPPPGEGWLYAWAWEDEAAGRVRARAFPRRGEGIVEDEATGAAAMLLSAHLGRALNIRQGRGSQILTAPAPDGTVEVGGRVLMAARG, via the coding sequence GTGAACGACTACGACGTACCCCCGGGCATCGACGTCCTGCGGGTGTTCTGCGGGCCCGACGGACGCCACGGCAATGCTCTCGGGGTCGTACGCGACGGAAGCAGCCACCCCGACGAGCCCTCCCGGCAGCGGCTCGCCCGGCAACTCGGCTTCAGCGAGACCGTGTTCGTCGACGACCCGGAGCGCGGACGGGTGGACATCCACACGCCGGGGCTGCGGCTGCCGTTCGCCGGGCACCCGCTGGTCGGCACCGCGTGGCTGCTGGACCTGGAGATCCTGGAGCTGGACGTCGGGGACGTGTTCGCACGCCAGGACGGGGAGTTCACCTGGATCACCGCCCGCCCCGAGTGGGCCCCGCCGCGCACGCTCCAGCAGTACGCGACGGCGGAGGAGGTGGAGGCGCTGCCCGGGCCGCCGCCCGGCGAGGGCTGGCTCTACGCGTGGGCCTGGGAGGACGAGGCGGCCGGACGGGTGCGTGCGCGGGCCTTTCCCCGGCGCGGCGAGGGCATCGTCGAGGACGAGGCGACCGGGGCGGCGGCCATGCTGCTGAGCGCGCACCTCGGCCGGGCCCTGAACATCAGACAGGGACGCGGCTCCCAGATCCTCACCGCTCCCGCGCCGGACGGCACGGTGGAGGTCGGGGGCCGCGTCCTGATGGCCGCCCGGGGCTGA
- a CDS encoding trypsin-like serine protease: MSHLRPRAAVTSGLLAAALVSGTLLAPAAHAIVGTPSANNAYAFTARLDIGDGKRACSGTLVDRDWVLTAASCFVDNPAGALQLPPGAPKDATTAVIGRTDSTTTAGQVRTVVELVPRADRDLVLARLAKPVTTIAPAPLAATPPAPGETLTGTGFGRTADEWAPVKMHQGRFSVDQADATTVNITGLDGAAVCAGDTGGPMLREQGGNVELVAVNSRSWQGGCFGTTEEETRTGAVESRVDDLHAWVTETVTAAPFVDFNGDGHRDVAVADPKAAVAGAAGAGLVRVVYGNGAGVGELVQGSPGVNGGPEAGDGFGTALATVDYNADGYTDLVVGVPNEDIGKVADAGAVQIVYGSPAGLGKGRGGTWFEQGRGAGALLGSASEAKDHMGFSVAAGKTAAGDPYILIGVPGEDLGSVADAGNAIYLRGDTNVAINQNTASVPGGAEKGDQFGYSVAGSPNHLAIGIPNEAIGTIAKTGAIQILKHDLNANKIPTPVKALHQDTEGISGVNEANDLFGKALSMTSHRPEGAATDSDSILAVGSPGEGLKVSDVNKTNAGRVVVLRITAGGTVSELQDIHQEKADVTGAAEAGDRFGERVAAVNTRPRNVGTTATMLLAVGIPGENEGAVVDSGAIQKFSLLGAPGAADRWISPGGAPGLPGAPGTKQYVGSSITATPTHLYIGMPDGPGARGAAHLMPWSNVTGGPVQPVTSYEPGKGGLPAVGEAFGSAIQ, translated from the coding sequence GTGTCACACCTCCGCCCCCGTGCGGCTGTGACGAGCGGCCTGCTGGCAGCGGCTCTCGTCTCCGGTACCCTCCTCGCCCCCGCGGCCCATGCCATCGTGGGAACCCCGTCCGCGAACAACGCGTACGCGTTCACCGCCCGTCTGGACATAGGCGACGGCAAGCGCGCGTGCTCCGGCACGCTGGTCGACCGCGACTGGGTCCTGACGGCGGCCAGTTGCTTCGTGGACAACCCGGCCGGGGCCCTCCAGCTCCCGCCGGGCGCGCCGAAGGACGCCACCACCGCCGTCATCGGCCGCACCGACAGCACCACCACCGCGGGCCAGGTCCGCACGGTCGTCGAGCTCGTGCCCCGCGCCGACCGGGATCTGGTGCTGGCCCGGCTGGCCAAGCCGGTCACCACCATCGCCCCGGCGCCCCTCGCCGCGACGCCGCCCGCCCCGGGCGAGACCCTCACCGGGACCGGCTTCGGCCGGACTGCGGACGAGTGGGCCCCGGTGAAGATGCACCAGGGCCGCTTCTCCGTCGACCAGGCCGACGCGACCACCGTGAACATCACCGGCCTGGACGGCGCCGCCGTGTGCGCCGGTGACACCGGTGGCCCGATGCTGCGCGAGCAGGGCGGGAACGTCGAGCTCGTCGCCGTCAACAGCCGCTCCTGGCAGGGCGGTTGCTTCGGCACGACGGAGGAGGAGACCCGTACCGGCGCGGTGGAGAGCCGGGTCGACGACCTGCACGCGTGGGTCACCGAGACCGTGACGGCCGCCCCGTTCGTCGACTTCAACGGGGACGGCCACCGCGACGTGGCCGTCGCCGACCCGAAGGCCGCGGTGGCCGGCGCGGCCGGTGCCGGACTGGTCCGCGTGGTGTACGGCAACGGCGCGGGCGTCGGCGAGCTGGTCCAGGGCAGTCCCGGTGTCAACGGTGGACCCGAGGCGGGCGACGGTTTCGGTACCGCGCTGGCCACGGTGGACTACAACGCCGACGGCTACACCGATCTGGTGGTCGGCGTGCCCAACGAGGACATCGGCAAGGTCGCCGACGCCGGGGCGGTGCAGATCGTCTACGGTTCGCCCGCGGGGCTCGGCAAGGGCCGAGGCGGGACCTGGTTCGAGCAGGGCAGGGGAGCCGGAGCGCTCCTCGGCTCGGCCTCCGAGGCCAAGGACCACATGGGCTTCTCCGTCGCCGCCGGGAAGACCGCGGCCGGTGATCCGTACATCCTGATCGGCGTGCCCGGTGAGGACCTGGGCTCCGTCGCCGACGCGGGCAACGCGATCTACCTGCGGGGCGACACGAACGTCGCCATCAACCAGAACACCGCATCCGTCCCGGGGGGCGCGGAGAAGGGCGACCAGTTCGGCTACTCCGTGGCGGGTTCACCGAACCATCTGGCGATCGGCATCCCCAACGAGGCCATCGGCACCATCGCGAAGACCGGCGCCATCCAGATCCTGAAGCACGACCTCAACGCCAACAAGATCCCCACCCCGGTCAAGGCGCTCCACCAGGACACCGAGGGCATCAGCGGCGTGAACGAGGCGAACGACCTGTTCGGCAAGGCCCTGTCGATGACCTCGCACCGGCCGGAAGGGGCCGCCACCGACAGCGACTCGATCCTCGCCGTCGGCTCCCCGGGCGAGGGCCTCAAGGTCTCGGACGTGAACAAGACGAACGCGGGCCGGGTCGTCGTCCTGCGCATCACGGCGGGCGGCACGGTCAGCGAGCTCCAGGACATCCACCAGGAGAAGGCCGACGTCACCGGGGCCGCCGAGGCGGGCGACCGGTTCGGCGAGCGGGTCGCCGCCGTCAACACCCGTCCCAGGAACGTCGGTACGACCGCGACGATGCTGCTGGCCGTCGGCATCCCGGGCGAGAACGAGGGCGCGGTCGTGGACTCCGGCGCCATCCAGAAGTTCTCGCTGCTCGGCGCCCCCGGCGCCGCGGACCGCTGGATCTCCCCGGGCGGCGCGCCCGGTCTGCCGGGCGCCCCCGGCACCAAGCAGTACGTCGGCAGCAGCATCACGGCCACCCCGACGCACCTGTACATCGGTATGCCCGACGGTCCGGGCGCCCGTGGCGCCGCGCATCTGATGCCGTGGTCCAACGTCACCGGCGGCCCGGTCCAGCCCGTGACCAGCTACGAGCCGGGCAAGGGCGGCCTCCCGGCCGTCGGCGAGGCGTTCGGCAGCGCGATCCAGTAG
- the map gene encoding type I methionyl aminopeptidase, whose translation MSGQSLLVPGEITPVRSVPGNIRRPEYVGKPAPTPYTGPEIQDADTVERMRIAGRIAAQAMEEAAKHIAPGVTTDELDRVAHEFMIDHGAYPSTLGYRGFPKSLCSSLNEVICHGIPDSTVLRDGDIVNLDVTAYINGVHGDNNATYLCGEVDEESRLLVERTRESLNRAIKAVRPGRQINVIGRVIESYAKRFGYGVVRDFTGHGINSSFHSGLIIPHYDSPHATTVMQPGMTFTIEPMLTLGTHEYDMWEDGWTVVTKDRKRTAQFEHTLVVTETGAEILTLP comes from the coding sequence ATGTCTGGCCAGTCGCTTCTCGTACCAGGGGAGATCACTCCCGTCCGTTCCGTACCCGGAAACATCCGGCGCCCCGAGTACGTGGGGAAGCCGGCCCCGACGCCGTACACCGGCCCGGAGATCCAGGACGCCGATACCGTGGAGCGGATGCGCATCGCGGGCCGTATCGCCGCGCAGGCCATGGAGGAGGCCGCCAAGCACATCGCCCCGGGCGTCACCACGGACGAGCTCGACCGGGTCGCGCACGAGTTCATGATCGATCATGGCGCGTACCCCTCGACGCTCGGCTACCGGGGCTTCCCGAAGTCGCTGTGCAGCTCCCTCAACGAGGTCATCTGCCACGGCATCCCCGACTCCACCGTGCTGCGCGACGGGGACATCGTGAACCTGGACGTCACCGCGTACATCAACGGGGTGCACGGCGACAACAACGCCACCTACCTCTGCGGCGAGGTCGACGAGGAGTCCCGGCTGCTCGTCGAGCGCACCCGGGAGTCGCTGAACCGGGCCATCAAGGCGGTCAGGCCGGGACGGCAGATCAACGTCATCGGCCGGGTCATCGAGTCGTACGCGAAGCGGTTCGGGTACGGAGTGGTGCGCGACTTCACCGGGCACGGGATCAACTCCTCGTTCCACTCCGGTCTGATCATCCCGCACTACGACAGCCCGCACGCGACCACGGTGATGCAGCCCGGGATGACGTTCACCATCGAGCCGATGCTGACGCTGGGCACCCACGAGTACGACATGTGGGAGGACGGCTGGACCGTGGTGACGAAGGACCGGAAGCGGACGGCCCAGTTCGAACACACGCTGGTCGTCACGGAGACCGGGGCGGAGATCCTCACCCTCCCTTAA
- a CDS encoding MFS transporter: MTSAPPSPSSPDSPSSPPSARLRALLPDLSPWRSSADFRLLWVQGLITYFGSFMALIALPLQIKDLTGSPLAVGAMGAVELVPLVVFGLYGGALADSVDRRRVILLTEAGLGVLAAVLLVNALLPEPLLWPLYVVAGGVSALAGLQRPALDSLMARIVPHAQQTAAAALNSLRWQIGAIAGPALAGLVVAYAGHGTAYAVTVGTFAVSVVLCLRLAPAPPAGDAAKPSLRGIVEGARYAWSRPVLLGTYAIDLAAMFFAFPNTIFPFLADELDAEWSLGLMYAAGSVGSLALGLTSGWTSRVRRHGLFVVFGATAWGLAIAAAGWFSSVWVVLLCLAVAGAGDMLSGLGRATIWNQTIPEELRGRLAGIEVLSYSIGPQLGQVRAGAMAGWTGTRSAIWTGGVACVASVALLTAALPKLVRYDSETDEDAVRRREARVEG, encoded by the coding sequence GTGACCTCAGCACCGCCTTCCCCCTCCTCCCCGGACTCCCCCTCCTCGCCGCCGTCGGCGCGGCTCCGCGCGCTGCTGCCGGACCTCTCGCCGTGGCGGTCCTCGGCGGACTTCCGGCTGCTGTGGGTCCAGGGGCTGATCACGTACTTCGGCAGCTTCATGGCGCTGATCGCGCTGCCGCTCCAGATCAAGGACCTCACCGGCTCGCCGCTCGCGGTCGGGGCGATGGGCGCGGTGGAGCTGGTGCCGCTGGTGGTCTTCGGGCTGTACGGCGGGGCGCTCGCGGACTCGGTGGACCGGCGCCGGGTGATCCTGCTGACCGAGGCCGGGCTCGGTGTGCTCGCGGCGGTCCTGCTGGTGAACGCCCTGCTGCCGGAGCCGTTGCTGTGGCCGCTTTACGTGGTGGCGGGCGGGGTGTCGGCGCTGGCCGGGCTCCAGCGGCCCGCGCTGGACTCGCTGATGGCCCGGATCGTGCCGCACGCCCAGCAGACGGCGGCGGCCGCGCTGAACTCGCTGCGCTGGCAGATCGGGGCGATCGCGGGCCCGGCGCTGGCCGGTCTGGTGGTGGCGTACGCCGGTCACGGCACGGCGTACGCGGTGACGGTGGGCACGTTCGCCGTCTCCGTCGTGCTCTGTCTGCGCCTGGCCCCGGCGCCGCCCGCCGGGGACGCGGCGAAGCCGTCGCTGCGCGGGATCGTGGAGGGGGCGCGGTATGCCTGGAGCCGGCCGGTGCTGCTGGGGACGTACGCGATCGACCTGGCGGCGATGTTCTTCGCCTTCCCGAACACGATCTTCCCGTTCCTGGCGGACGAGCTGGACGCCGAGTGGTCGCTGGGCCTGATGTACGCGGCGGGCTCGGTCGGCTCGCTGGCGCTGGGGCTCACCAGCGGCTGGACGTCCCGGGTGCGCAGGCACGGGCTGTTCGTGGTGTTCGGGGCGACGGCGTGGGGGCTGGCGATCGCCGCGGCGGGCTGGTTCTCCAGCGTGTGGGTGGTGCTGCTGTGCCTCGCCGTCGCGGGGGCGGGCGACATGCTGAGCGGGCTGGGGCGCGCGACGATCTGGAACCAGACCATCCCGGAGGAGCTGCGGGGCCGACTCGCGGGCATCGAGGTGCTCTCGTACAGCATCGGCCCGCAACTGGGGCAGGTGCGGGCCGGGGCGATGGCGGGCTGGACCGGGACCCGGTCGGCGATCTGGACGGGCGGGGTGGCATGTGTGGCGTCGGTGGCGCTGCTGACCGCCGCGCTGCCGAAGCTGGTGCGGTACGACTCGGAGACGGACGAGGACGCGGTACGGAGGCGGGAGGCCCGGGTGGAGGGGTGA
- the npdG gene encoding NADPH-dependent F420 reductase, which translates to MTTQDSGSAPKPPVKDPWDLPDVSGLSVGVLGGTGPQGRGLAYRLARAGQRVTLGSRDAARAEQAAAELGFGVEGADNAECARRSDIVIVAVPWDGHAKTLESLRGELAGKLVIDCVNPLGFDKKGAYALKPEEGSAAEQAAALLPDSRVTAAFHHLSAVLLQDESIEEIDTDVLVLGEVRADTDIVQALAGRIPGMRGIFAGRLRNAHQVESLVANLISVNRRYKAHAGLRTTDV; encoded by the coding sequence ATGACTACACAGGACAGCGGCAGCGCGCCCAAGCCCCCCGTCAAGGACCCCTGGGACCTTCCCGACGTCTCCGGCCTGAGCGTCGGCGTGCTCGGCGGGACCGGCCCGCAGGGGCGCGGTCTCGCCTACCGGCTCGCCCGCGCCGGACAGCGGGTCACCCTCGGCTCCCGGGACGCGGCGCGGGCCGAACAGGCGGCGGCCGAGCTGGGCTTCGGCGTCGAGGGCGCGGACAACGCGGAGTGCGCCCGGCGCAGCGACATCGTGATCGTCGCGGTGCCGTGGGACGGTCACGCCAAGACGCTGGAGTCCCTGCGCGGGGAGCTCGCGGGCAAGCTCGTGATCGACTGCGTCAACCCCCTCGGCTTCGACAAGAAGGGCGCCTACGCCCTCAAGCCGGAGGAGGGCAGCGCCGCCGAGCAGGCCGCCGCCCTGCTGCCGGACTCCCGGGTCACCGCAGCCTTCCACCACCTCTCCGCGGTGCTGCTCCAGGACGAGTCCATCGAGGAGATCGACACCGACGTGCTGGTCCTGGGCGAGGTGCGCGCCGACACGGACATCGTGCAGGCGCTGGCGGGCCGCATCCCCGGGATGCGCGGCATCTTCGCGGGCCGGCTGCGCAACGCCCACCAGGTCGAGTCACTGGTGGCCAACCTGATCTCGGTCAACCGCCGCTACAAGGCGCACGCCGGGCTCCGCACCACCGACGTCTGA
- a CDS encoding site-2 protease family protein has protein sequence MTTAATRGDRRISPVFLGIAAVTAVAGWAVWTGFADATGFAVFLFVTGAWIVSLCLHEYAHARTALHSGDLSVGSKGYLTLNPLTYTHALLSIVLPVLFVIMGGIGLPGGAVYIERARIRGRWRHSLISAAGPLTNVAFAIVCTAPFWLDALDGVPLAFQYALAFLAMLQVTAAILNFLPIPGLDGYGVIEPWLSYRIRRQVEPIAPFGLIAVFAVLWIPGVNIAFFDGIDALLRALGVDEVQRYCGLDTYRFWKAFFDEQDPACAVG, from the coding sequence ATGACCACCGCAGCCACCCGTGGCGACCGGAGGATCAGCCCGGTCTTCCTCGGCATCGCCGCCGTCACCGCCGTCGCGGGCTGGGCGGTGTGGACGGGTTTCGCGGACGCCACGGGCTTCGCGGTCTTCCTGTTCGTCACCGGAGCCTGGATCGTCTCGCTCTGTCTGCACGAGTACGCGCACGCCCGCACCGCGCTGCACAGCGGGGATCTCTCGGTCGGGTCGAAGGGCTATCTGACGCTCAACCCGCTCACGTACACGCACGCGCTGCTCAGCATCGTGCTGCCCGTCCTCTTCGTGATCATGGGCGGGATCGGGCTGCCGGGCGGCGCGGTCTACATCGAGCGGGCCCGCATCCGCGGCCGGTGGAGACACAGCCTGATCTCGGCGGCGGGCCCGCTGACGAACGTGGCGTTCGCGATCGTGTGCACCGCCCCGTTCTGGCTGGACGCGCTCGACGGGGTGCCGCTCGCCTTCCAGTACGCGCTGGCGTTCCTGGCCATGCTCCAGGTGACGGCGGCGATCCTGAATTTCCTGCCGATCCCGGGGCTGGACGGCTACGGGGTGATCGAGCCCTGGCTCTCGTACCGGATCCGCCGCCAGGTGGAGCCGATCGCGCCGTTCGGGCTGATCGCGGTGTTCGCCGTCCTGTGGATTCCCGGCGTGAACATCGCGTTCTTCGACGGGATCGACGCGCTGCTGCGGGCCCTGGGGGTCGACGAGGTCCAGCGCTATTGCGGCCTGGACACCTATCGCTTCTGGAAGGCGTTCTTCGACGAGCAGGACCCGGCCTGCGCGGTGGGGTGA
- a CDS encoding biliverdin-producing heme oxygenase — MDATATVTPFSTLIRTASHEQHTEAETSTFMGDLLGGRLGVDAYTRYTEQLWFVYQALEEGAEALRDDPVAGPFIQPELMRSTELERDLAHLRGENWREDLEALPATAAYAARVAECARTWPAGYIAHHYTRYLGDLSGGQIIRDKAEKTWGFERKGDGVRFYVFEQITNPAAFKRGYRELLDAVNADDLEKQRIIEECKRAFALNTAVFRELGEVFPRSA, encoded by the coding sequence TTGGACGCAACCGCCACCGTCACTCCCTTCTCGACGCTCATCCGCACCGCGTCGCACGAACAGCACACCGAGGCCGAGACCTCGACGTTCATGGGTGACCTGCTGGGCGGGCGGCTGGGAGTGGACGCGTACACGCGCTACACCGAGCAGCTGTGGTTCGTGTACCAGGCGCTTGAGGAGGGCGCGGAGGCCCTGCGCGACGACCCGGTCGCGGGCCCGTTCATACAGCCCGAGCTGATGCGCTCCACCGAGCTGGAACGCGACCTCGCGCACCTGCGCGGGGAGAACTGGCGCGAGGACCTGGAGGCGCTGCCCGCCACCGCCGCGTACGCCGCCCGGGTCGCCGAGTGCGCACGCACCTGGCCCGCCGGATACATCGCCCACCACTACACCCGCTACCTCGGCGACCTCTCGGGCGGTCAGATCATCCGCGACAAGGCGGAGAAGACCTGGGGCTTCGAGCGCAAGGGCGACGGCGTGCGCTTCTACGTCTTCGAGCAGATCACCAACCCGGCCGCCTTCAAGCGGGGTTACCGCGAACTGCTTGACGCGGTGAACGCGGACGACCTGGAGAAGCAGCGCATCATCGAGGAGTGCAAGCGGGCCTTCGCGCTGAACACCGCGGTCTTCCGCGAGCTGGGCGAGGTCTTCCCGCGCAGCGCGTGA